Proteins encoded by one window of bacterium:
- the nrfH gene encoding cytochrome c nitrite reductase small subunit gives MVRLTGSAPLQKWIAVIAILAGILIGLGFFTFYYAHGASYLSDDPTVCTNCHIMREHFDSWQKGSHHGVAICNDCHLPQSFPGKYLIKMENGWSHSQKFTMQNFNEPIRVREHNREVVQRNCLRCHAQLISESVGSFTHADEHQNCVRCHREVGHGAAH, from the coding sequence ATGGTTAGACTGACCGGATCGGCACCATTGCAGAAATGGATCGCGGTGATCGCAATCCTCGCCGGGATCCTGATCGGCCTTGGGTTCTTCACCTTCTATTACGCGCACGGCGCGTCATATCTCTCCGATGACCCCACGGTCTGCACCAACTGCCATATTATGCGCGAGCATTTTGATTCCTGGCAGAAAGGGAGCCACCATGGAGTTGCCATCTGCAACGACTGTCATCTGCCGCAAAGTTTCCCCGGCAAATATCTCATCAAAATGGAGAATGGCTGGAGCCACTCCCAAAAATTCACCATGCAGAACTTCAACGAGCCGATCCGCGTTCGCGAACATAATCGTGAGGTGGTCCAGCGCAACTGCCTTCGCTGCCACGCCCAACTGATCTCGGAATCGGTCGGCTCGTTCACCCACGCCGATGAACATCAGAACTGCGTTCGGTGCCACCGCGAGGTCGGCCACGGCGCAGCGCATTGA